From Flavipsychrobacter sp., a single genomic window includes:
- the rlmD gene encoding 23S rRNA (uracil(1939)-C(5))-methyltransferase RlmD, translating to MARKKRKPLENIKIERYAAEGKSIAQLEDGKVLFVANAIPGDVVNVAVIKNKKNWAEGKILQLVTPSEERVDHFCEHFGVCGGCKWQMLPYNQQLIYKQQQVADQLSRIGNVALPEILPILGSPKERFYRNKLEFTFCIHRYRTTEELKAAGDAKLPLEPALGFHAPGFFDKVVEVNKCHLQEEPTNKLLDLLHEYTQKHNLRYYDFKSHSGWLRNIVIRVARTGEVLINLVIQHEDEAARKALLDHLLANIPEITTLHYTINPKVNDSLHDLDVELYHGKGYIEETLEDFRFKISPKSFFQTNTYQAENLYKVVRNFAGFTGEEVLYDLYCGTGSIGIFCSKSAKKVIGIEVVEDAVKDAYENAKMNNIEHCQFYAGDVAKICTDEFFEEHGRPDIIITDPPRAGMHESLVEQLLKMKAPKVVYVSCNPATQARDLQLLDSAYKITKIQPVDMFPHTHHIENVVLLELK from the coding sequence TTGGCTAGAAAAAAGAGAAAACCGTTAGAAAATATAAAAATTGAGCGTTATGCTGCTGAAGGGAAAAGTATAGCTCAGCTGGAAGATGGCAAAGTACTCTTTGTAGCCAATGCCATACCTGGCGATGTGGTGAATGTAGCGGTAATAAAGAACAAGAAGAACTGGGCAGAAGGAAAAATACTACAATTGGTAACTCCGTCAGAAGAACGAGTAGACCATTTTTGTGAACATTTTGGTGTGTGTGGTGGCTGCAAATGGCAAATGCTACCCTACAACCAACAGTTAATATACAAGCAACAGCAGGTTGCCGACCAGCTATCTCGTATTGGCAATGTAGCACTACCTGAAATATTACCCATACTAGGCAGCCCCAAAGAGCGCTTTTATAGAAACAAATTGGAATTTACTTTCTGTATACACAGATATAGAACTACAGAAGAACTAAAAGCCGCCGGAGATGCGAAGCTTCCATTAGAACCAGCACTTGGTTTTCATGCCCCGGGCTTTTTTGATAAAGTGGTAGAGGTCAATAAATGTCACTTACAAGAAGAGCCTACCAACAAACTTTTAGACCTCTTACACGAATACACACAGAAACATAACCTTAGGTACTACGACTTTAAGTCGCATAGTGGCTGGCTAAGAAATATTGTAATACGAGTAGCCAGAACAGGAGAAGTGTTGATCAACCTAGTTATACAACACGAAGATGAAGCAGCAAGAAAGGCTTTACTGGACCATCTATTAGCTAATATCCCTGAAATAACTACCCTACACTATACCATCAACCCTAAAGTGAACGATAGTCTTCATGACCTTGATGTAGAACTATATCATGGCAAGGGCTATATCGAAGAGACTCTTGAAGATTTCCGTTTTAAGATATCTCCGAAGTCTTTCTTCCAAACTAATACCTACCAAGCAGAAAACCTTTATAAAGTAGTAAGAAATTTTGCAGGTTTTACAGGAGAAGAAGTGCTTTACGACCTCTATTGTGGCACGGGTAGCATTGGCATATTCTGTTCTAAATCAGCCAAAAAGGTAATAGGTATTGAAGTAGTAGAAGATGCGGTGAAGGATGCCTATGAGAATGCCAAGATGAACAATATTGAACATTGCCAGTTTTATGCGGGGGATGTTGCTAAAATATGTACGGATGAGTTCTTTGAAGAACATGGCAGACCAGACATCATCATTACCGACCCGCCGAGAGCTGGCATGCACGAGTCATTAGTAGAGCAATTACTAAAGATGAAGGCGCCTAAGGTGGTATATGTAAGTTGCAACCCTGCCACACAGGCAAGAGACCTGCAATTATTGGATAGTGCCTACAAGATCACTAAAATTCAACCAGTAGACATGTTCCCTCATACACACCATATAGAAAATGTGGTATTGTTAGAACTTAAATAA
- a CDS encoding DUF1272 domain-containing protein, which translates to MLELRPICENCAKALPPNSTEAMICTYECTFCKDCVEDVLHNVCPNCDGGNFSPRPIRVKSQLQKDPAATVEKHRPVDIEKHNELLSRRRNVPPELR; encoded by the coding sequence ATGCTAGAGCTAAGACCTATATGTGAAAACTGCGCTAAGGCATTACCGCCCAACTCTACCGAAGCTATGATATGTACATACGAATGTACCTTTTGTAAAGACTGTGTGGAGGACGTGTTACACAACGTATGTCCCAACTGTGATGGTGGCAACTTTAGTCCTAGACCTATAAGGGTAAAGTCTCAGCTACAAAAAGACCCTGCCGCTACTGTAGAAAAACATAGACCTGTAGATATAGAGAAGCATAATGAACTTTTGAGTAGGAGACGAAATGTACCACCAGAACTTAGGTAA
- a CDS encoding nuclear transport factor 2 family protein — MKTNLETIKELYQNFSAKNTEAIRELFADDISWKQMEGFPNGGHYIGADAIFKNVFAGFGENWTGWSASIDEFVATGDDVFAIGKYSGTYNKTQKSMEAAFIHRYRLSDGKVKQFVQYTDTQLVANAMN, encoded by the coding sequence ATGAAAACCAACTTAGAAACTATAAAGGAGCTGTACCAAAACTTTTCAGCTAAGAATACTGAAGCTATTCGTGAGCTATTTGCTGATGATATCAGCTGGAAACAAATGGAGGGATTCCCCAACGGTGGGCACTATATAGGCGCAGATGCTATCTTCAAAAATGTATTTGCTGGCTTTGGTGAAAACTGGACGGGATGGAGTGCTTCAATTGACGAGTTTGTAGCTACAGGCGACGATGTATTTGCCATAGGTAAATACTCTGGCACTTACAATAAAACTCAAAAGTCAATGGAGGCCGCCTTTATCCATCGCTATAGACTTAGTGATGGTAAGGTGAAACAATTTGTACAATATACAGACACCCAACTTGTTGCCAATGCAATGAACTAA
- a CDS encoding helix-turn-helix transcriptional regulator: MKNTIRVERAKKNITQANLAELINVSRQTINAIESGKYVPSTVLALKMAQYFEIPVEELFELEEGD; this comes from the coding sequence ATGAAAAACACAATTAGAGTAGAGCGAGCGAAGAAGAACATTACACAGGCTAACCTTGCTGAGTTGATCAATGTGTCTAGACAAACGATCAACGCTATAGAATCGGGCAAATATGTTCCCTCTACCGTTTTAGCATTAAAAATGGCACAGTACTTTGAAATACCTGTTGAAGAGTTATTTGAATTGGAAGAAGGGGATTAG
- a CDS encoding YCF48-related protein, with amino-acid sequence MKQTVVRGIVLLITLNGILYSSCKKDLLHWAKVEQIHTETYDRLNDVYFISDNIGYAVGGDRFQKATLLRTTDWGKSWKYYDFTQAGKGLYGINTSPSGKLYAIGFDGKMMSSIDKGDNWQFTQLDVWKEYKDIGFFNPNEGLAIGGISYNSGFIMHVDGNGKIQYWDSIKYELNDLAVANATTAYIAGYGVIQKTVDKGKTWRIQNPVNDNFTALHLRTEQELWACGVAGSIYHTSDGGNNWYRQRNGKDITKPKYELHDIYFVDGQNGWAVGENGVIIYSEDSGNNWSLFDKFTSETLRSITMAGDGTLVVVGDNGSIYRLHIKK; translated from the coding sequence ATGAAACAAACAGTTGTTAGAGGAATAGTACTACTTATAACCCTAAATGGTATACTCTACTCATCCTGTAAAAAAGACCTACTACATTGGGCTAAAGTGGAGCAAATACATACTGAGACCTATGACAGACTAAATGATGTTTACTTTATAAGCGATAATATCGGATATGCCGTTGGTGGTGACCGTTTTCAGAAAGCAACACTATTAAGGACTACCGATTGGGGAAAAAGCTGGAAATATTACGACTTTACACAGGCGGGGAAAGGCCTTTACGGCATTAACACCTCCCCATCTGGCAAACTTTACGCCATCGGTTTTGACGGCAAAATGATGTCTAGCATTGACAAAGGTGACAATTGGCAGTTCACACAGCTTGATGTATGGAAGGAATATAAAGACATTGGATTCTTCAACCCTAACGAGGGTTTAGCTATTGGAGGTATTAGCTACAATTCGGGTTTTATAATGCATGTGGATGGTAATGGGAAGATACAGTACTGGGATTCTATTAAATATGAGCTGAATGACCTAGCTGTTGCTAATGCTACAACCGCTTATATAGCGGGCTATGGTGTAATTCAAAAAACTGTTGATAAAGGTAAGACATGGCGTATTCAAAATCCTGTAAATGATAACTTCACTGCGCTGCATCTTAGAACAGAGCAGGAGCTTTGGGCTTGTGGTGTAGCAGGTAGCATCTATCATACTAGTGACGGGGGCAACAATTGGTATAGACAACGCAACGGCAAAGATATTACCAAACCCAAATATGAATTGCATGATATTTATTTCGTAGACGGACAGAACGGATGGGCAGTAGGAGAAAATGGAGTTATCATCTATTCAGAAGACAGTGGCAACAACTGGTCTTTATTTGATAAGTTTACTAGTGAAACTCTACGAAGTATCACTATGGCTGGCGATGGCACCCTAGTTGTGGTGGGCGATAACGGCAGCATTTACAGACTTCATATAAAGAAATAA
- the lysS gene encoding lysine--tRNA ligase: MQATLSEQEILRREKLEKLQELGINPYPAPLYEITHTAAQLKEQYTEEKKEEFKSVSFAGRIMSVRDMGKANFAVLQDSTGRMQIYIRRDDVCPGEDKTMYNTVWKKLLDIGDIVGVKGYMFTTKTGEMSIHVEEFTLLTKALRPLPIVKEKDGEVYDAVTDLEFKYRQRYADLIVNPNVRKDFIKITKMKNAIREFLNERGALEVDTPVLQSIPGGAAARPFVTHHNTLDMPLYLRIANELYLKRLIVGGFDWVYEFSRNFRNEGMDRTHNPEFTVLEFYVAYKDYYWMMETTEQLLEKTAIATNGVSTTTINGKEIDFKAPYKRISIYDAIKEHTGIDISEMDEDGIRQVCKDLHIEVDASMGRGKLIDELFGEKCEHHYIQPTFIIDYPIDMSPLTKKHREKEGLVERFELLINGKEIANAYTELNDPIDQKERFEDQVKLMERGDDEAMYIDHDFLRALEYGMPPTSGIGFGIDRLAMMLTGNVSIQDVLLFPQMRPEKIEEQAETTE; the protein is encoded by the coding sequence ATGCAAGCAACACTTAGCGAACAGGAAATATTACGTAGAGAAAAACTAGAAAAGCTACAGGAACTAGGTATCAACCCCTACCCGGCACCATTGTATGAGATAACGCATACTGCCGCACAGCTGAAGGAACAATACACCGAAGAGAAGAAAGAGGAGTTCAAATCTGTTTCTTTCGCTGGTCGTATCATGAGTGTTCGTGATATGGGTAAGGCCAACTTTGCAGTATTGCAGGATAGCACTGGCCGTATGCAGATATACATCAGAAGAGACGATGTATGCCCGGGAGAAGATAAGACCATGTACAATACGGTATGGAAAAAGCTATTGGACATAGGTGACATCGTGGGCGTGAAAGGATATATGTTCACTACTAAAACAGGTGAAATGTCTATCCACGTTGAAGAGTTCACCTTGTTGACCAAAGCATTACGTCCGCTACCGATAGTTAAGGAAAAAGATGGAGAAGTATATGATGCGGTAACAGACTTGGAGTTCAAATACCGGCAGCGTTATGCCGACCTTATCGTCAACCCTAACGTGCGCAAAGACTTCATTAAGATTACGAAAATGAAGAATGCTATACGTGAGTTCTTGAACGAGCGTGGCGCATTGGAAGTAGACACACCTGTATTACAAAGCATACCGGGAGGTGCTGCAGCACGTCCTTTTGTAACGCATCATAATACTTTAGACATGCCACTATATTTGCGTATAGCAAATGAGTTGTACTTAAAACGTCTTATTGTTGGTGGTTTTGATTGGGTATATGAGTTCAGCCGCAACTTCCGTAACGAAGGGATGGACAGAACACACAACCCAGAGTTTACAGTTCTAGAGTTCTACGTAGCTTATAAAGACTACTACTGGATGATGGAAACCACAGAGCAGCTTTTGGAGAAAACGGCTATTGCTACTAACGGTGTTTCTACTACTACTATAAACGGTAAAGAAATTGACTTCAAAGCACCATACAAGCGTATCAGTATTTATGATGCTATAAAGGAGCATACAGGTATTGATATTAGCGAAATGGATGAAGATGGCATCAGACAAGTATGTAAGGATCTACATATTGAAGTAGATGCTTCTATGGGTAGAGGAAAGTTGATTGATGAATTGTTTGGTGAGAAATGTGAGCATCATTATATACAACCAACCTTTATTATCGACTACCCTATCGATATGAGTCCGTTAACAAAGAAGCATAGAGAGAAGGAAGGTTTGGTTGAGCGTTTTGAGTTATTGATAAACGGTAAAGAGATCGCTAATGCCTATACCGAGCTTAACGACCCAATAGACCAAAAAGAGCGTTTTGAAGATCAAGTAAAGCTTATGGAGCGTGGTGACGATGAAGCCATGTATATTGATCATGACTTCTTAAGAGCGTTGGAATATGGTATGCCGCCTACATCGGGTATCGGTTTTGGTATTGACAGACTTGCCATGATGCTTACGGGCAATGTATCGATACAAGATGTCTTACTCTTCCCTCAAATGAGACCAGAAAAAATAGAAGAACAAGCAGAAACTACAGAATAA
- a CDS encoding DUF1684 domain-containing protein, with protein sequence MRYYLLTILLATWGVSSCSDKATQTATTYEQEIMTYRQHYKEDFIKEERSPLKGEDTGFIRFFPINESYKVMAELNLTPESPVFELPTYSGKTKSYRKYGVLSFTLKDTLVELSVYQSQKLMQQEEYKNHLFVPFTDGTIVNAETYGGGRYIDLSLEDVKDGKIELDFNKCYNPYCAYAGGYSCPIPPDENKLAISIRAGEKAYGKEIEH encoded by the coding sequence ATGAGATATTACCTTTTAACCATTTTACTAGCCACTTGGGGTGTAAGCTCCTGCTCTGATAAAGCAACACAAACCGCTACTACGTATGAGCAAGAAATAATGACCTACAGGCAACACTATAAAGAAGACTTCATAAAAGAAGAACGTAGTCCCCTCAAAGGTGAGGATACAGGCTTTATTCGATTCTTTCCTATTAATGAATCTTACAAAGTAATGGCTGAACTAAACCTAACACCTGAGTCTCCTGTTTTTGAGCTACCAACCTACAGTGGCAAAACCAAGAGCTATAGAAAATATGGCGTTTTATCTTTTACGTTAAAGGACACACTGGTTGAACTATCTGTATATCAAAGCCAAAAACTCATGCAACAAGAAGAGTATAAAAACCATTTATTCGTACCCTTCACCGATGGCACTATTGTAAATGCCGAAACATATGGTGGCGGTCGTTATATAGACCTTTCATTAGAAGACGTTAAAGATGGGAAAATAGAGCTCGACTTTAACAAATGTTATAACCCTTATTGTGCTTATGCAGGTGGTTATTCTTGCCCCATACCACCAGATGAGAATAAGCTGGCTATTTCTATTAGAGCAGGCGAGAAAGCATACGGTAAAGAAATTGAACATTAA
- a CDS encoding OmpH family outer membrane protein: protein MKRIVLFIACTLLVGNAAIAQMKIGYINSSELLQAMPEFKTAETQIQAYAKTFQDQLQAMGQDYEKKLAEFKANEGTWSDAIKEVKVNEIQDLQTRVEKFNQSAQQKVEAKRQELLQPILDKADKGIKDVAKEHGYDYVLDATAGVLLHAKESYNILPLVKQKMNIK, encoded by the coding sequence ATGAAAAGAATCGTATTATTTATTGCTTGTACTTTATTAGTAGGCAATGCGGCTATAGCCCAAATGAAAATTGGTTACATCAACTCTAGTGAGCTACTACAAGCTATGCCTGAGTTTAAAACCGCGGAAACACAAATACAAGCTTACGCTAAAACTTTCCAAGACCAGCTACAAGCTATGGGACAGGATTATGAGAAGAAACTAGCTGAATTTAAAGCTAACGAGGGCACTTGGTCTGATGCTATTAAAGAAGTAAAGGTTAACGAAATACAAGATCTACAAACACGTGTTGAGAAGTTTAACCAAAGCGCACAACAAAAAGTAGAAGCTAAGAGACAAGAGTTACTACAGCCAATACTAGATAAAGCGGATAAAGGTATTAAAGATGTAGCTAAAGAACATGGCTATGATTATGTACTAGATGCTACTGCAGGTGTATTATTGCATGCAAAAGAGTCGTACAATATCTTACCTCTGGTAAAGCAGAAGATGAATATCAAATAA
- a CDS encoding OmpH family outer membrane protein: MKKVILSIALMFVVAFAANAQRYCIIDSKYILDNIVEYKDAQTKLDQLSETWQKEIDNQMAEVDRMYKSYQAERAMLSDDMRKKREDEIIAKEKTAKDLQKSRFGYEGDLFKQRQKLIKPIQDKVYNAVQKYAQSRAFDMVLDKAGGITMFYADPKLDKSDDVLKLLGIKK, encoded by the coding sequence ATGAAAAAAGTGATTTTAAGTATAGCGTTGATGTTTGTTGTGGCTTTTGCAGCCAATGCTCAGCGTTATTGCATTATTGATTCAAAGTATATACTTGACAATATTGTTGAGTATAAAGATGCGCAAACTAAGCTAGATCAGCTTTCTGAAACTTGGCAAAAAGAGATCGATAATCAGATGGCTGAAGTAGATAGGATGTATAAATCTTATCAAGCAGAGAGAGCTATGCTGTCAGATGACATGCGTAAGAAAAGAGAAGATGAGATAATTGCAAAAGAGAAAACAGCCAAAGATCTGCAAAAGAGTCGCTTTGGTTACGAGGGAGACCTGTTCAAGCAAAGACAAAAGTTAATAAAGCCGATCCAAGATAAAGTATATAACGCTGTTCAAAAATATGCACAGTCTAGAGCATTTGATATGGTATTGGATAAAGCAGGTGGTATTACCATGTTTTATGCTGACCCGAAGCTGGACAAAAGTGACGATGTGTTAAAATTACTTGGAATAAAGAAATAA